One window from the genome of Myxococcales bacterium encodes:
- a CDS encoding AAA family ATPase encodes MDWFWIKEYLARERAAELKKWEKMKGSPIASLVAEGHVVPGSVSGNTFFAKDCNASIRFRDDDRPQLIPPCEAGTLGEALLAFKERRELVEIIASAEDNVFKLSRRGHCVNDGDALLCPGKPLEEEYDALEYVLDQCIDGALPEWTQLLAGSEERDIPVDSDSLFEKLKIMRDDDSLLELIQGPPGTGKTHLIGKFVNEWSYQGKSVLLTAFTNRAVDVMLRKAVEVATEKPAPLFRAGRDKICEELSSVRKSKEVIPYPSGVLGTTLFKCATAAVKNPADRFDVAVIDEASQVKIPSLFAVAMLAKRVVVVGDHKQLPPVIVQDEARRKEIDEYRCSAFEYLEKRRAHFMLRETFRLNRHVCEYISNRYYDGKLQSRPEKAEIAWPVGNYPEMLKPMPGICHIVVSGDRPDNSVSSTEAETVAKLISDLECTHGAWFKGYDGLDPDVMPEENKPYDTRYMISCLFRKQASLVRQAIRQLRIPHHLWHVDTVERNQGQTASVAILCVGAKSAETAGRNPSWVLDPRRWNVALSRGKYKAYIVSSANFAA; translated from the coding sequence ATGGACTGGTTCTGGATTAAGGAATATCTCGCGCGCGAACGCGCAGCCGAACTCAAGAAATGGGAAAAGATGAAGGGCAGCCCTATTGCCAGTCTCGTAGCGGAAGGACATGTCGTGCCGGGCAGCGTGTCTGGAAATACGTTCTTCGCGAAGGATTGTAATGCATCAATTCGTTTTCGCGATGATGACCGGCCTCAACTCATCCCTCCTTGTGAAGCCGGAACGCTTGGCGAGGCCTTGCTCGCCTTCAAGGAACGAAGGGAGCTAGTCGAGATAATTGCATCTGCCGAGGATAACGTCTTTAAATTGTCAAGGCGAGGCCATTGTGTGAACGACGGTGATGCGCTCCTGTGTCCGGGGAAGCCCCTCGAGGAGGAATATGATGCGCTGGAATATGTGCTGGATCAGTGTATCGACGGCGCACTTCCTGAATGGACGCAGTTGCTTGCCGGTTCAGAAGAACGCGACATCCCGGTAGATAGCGATTCACTTTTCGAAAAACTCAAAATCATGCGGGACGATGATTCCCTTCTTGAATTGATACAAGGCCCGCCAGGGACGGGGAAAACCCATCTCATCGGCAAGTTTGTGAACGAGTGGTCTTATCAGGGGAAATCGGTACTTCTTACGGCCTTCACCAACCGGGCAGTGGATGTCATGCTTCGAAAGGCCGTAGAGGTTGCTACCGAAAAACCCGCACCACTCTTCAGGGCTGGCAGGGATAAAATATGCGAGGAACTATCATCGGTAAGAAAGAGCAAAGAGGTCATTCCTTATCCATCGGGTGTGCTGGGAACCACCCTTTTCAAGTGCGCTACAGCGGCAGTGAAGAACCCGGCAGACCGGTTTGATGTGGCCGTCATAGACGAGGCGAGCCAGGTGAAAATACCATCGCTTTTCGCGGTCGCAATGCTTGCAAAAAGGGTAGTCGTCGTAGGGGACCATAAACAGCTACCGCCAGTTATCGTTCAGGATGAGGCCAGGCGTAAAGAGATCGACGAATACAGGTGTTCGGCCTTTGAATATCTTGAAAAAAGAAGAGCGCATTTCATGCTCCGTGAAACGTTCAGACTTAACCGCCATGTCTGTGAATATATCAGTAACCGCTATTACGATGGAAAGCTGCAGAGCCGACCAGAAAAGGCCGAAATTGCCTGGCCCGTCGGCAATTATCCTGAAATGTTGAAACCGATGCCAGGGATTTGCCACATAGTGGTATCTGGGGATAGGCCCGATAATAGCGTTTCCAGCACGGAGGCCGAAACGGTTGCAAAATTGATTTCGGATCTTGAATGTACCCATGGAGCGTGGTTCAAGGGATATGATGGTCTGGACCCCGATGTTATGCCTGAAGAGAATAAACCTTACGATACGCGCTACATGATTTCGTGTCTGTTCAGGAAACAGGCCTCACTCGTCAGGCAGGCCATAAGGCAGCTTCGTATTCCACATCATCTGTGGCACGTCGACACCGTTGAACGGAACCAGGGGCAGACCGCATCTGTGGCCATTTTGTGTGTGGGCGCAAAAAGCGCAGAGACGGCAGGCAGAAACCCGTCATGGGTTCTGGACCCACGAAGGTGGAACGTAGCTTTATCTAGAGGGAAGTATAAGGCTTACATTGTGAGCAGTGCGAATTTCGCCGCATAG
- a CDS encoding NYN domain-containing protein, which translates to MKLFVIDGNNVYHAISAVRGAADQRRAFMDYLSGTNYFSAKKKATVVFDGSADESHTAGSVPFIKVIYSDQKKADDVIRKIVERESKKNRDRLVVISDDREVLLVAKESRVATMRNADFLKELRSVRDDNESLTLEQKERITEELRKVWG; encoded by the coding sequence ATGAAGCTCTTCGTCATTGATGGCAACAACGTTTACCACGCCATTTCTGCAGTACGCGGTGCCGCGGATCAGCGCAGGGCTTTCATGGATTATCTCTCCGGTACGAATTACTTCAGCGCAAAAAAGAAGGCGACCGTCGTCTTTGACGGCAGCGCCGACGAATCGCACACCGCAGGTTCTGTACCATTCATCAAGGTCATCTATAGCGACCAGAAAAAGGCCGACGATGTAATCAGGAAGATCGTCGAAAGGGAGTCGAAAAAAAACCGCGACCGCCTTGTCGTTATTTCCGATGACCGTGAAGTCCTGCTTGTGGCCAAGGAATCGCGCGTCGCAACCATGCGCAACGCCGATTTTCTTAAAGAACTCCGCTCCGTGCGTGATGACAACGAAAGCCTGACGCTTGAGCAGAAGGAAAGGATTACGGAGGAATTGCGGAAGGTATGGGGATAA
- a CDS encoding nucleotidyltransferase domain-containing protein, whose product MSALGLKPQDFIIDIPDEAAAPIEKIAPIIDRLHEEFPDVTFILFGSRAKGTAAKYSDWDIGALRAGGLPHDEYKKVLIRKDELVEDFPYFVDMVNLDRADAAFLREASRGWVFLTGRLADWIEFKKGVAA is encoded by the coding sequence ATGAGTGCGCTGGGCTTAAAACCGCAGGATTTTATCATCGACATTCCCGACGAGGCAGCTGCCCCCATCGAAAAAATCGCGCCGATCATCGACAGGCTGCACGAAGAATTTCCGGACGTGACGTTTATCCTGTTCGGCTCACGTGCAAAGGGCACCGCTGCAAAATATTCGGACTGGGATATCGGTGCGTTGCGCGCGGGGGGACTGCCGCACGATGAATATAAAAAAGTACTCATACGAAAGGACGAACTCGTGGAGGACTTTCCATATTTTGTCGATATGGTTAATCTGGACCGCGCAGATGCGGCGTTTCTTCGCGAGGCTTCAAGGGGCTGGGTTTTTCTAACCGGACGCCTCGCCGACTGGATAGAGTTCAAGAAAGGGGTCGCCGCATGA
- a CDS encoding YafY family transcriptional regulator: protein MPRGDQVSRQWRILQMLEAKRMGISVPDLASELETNPRTIYRDMEALEMAGFPIYCEKIENVEKWFFVEGYRSKIPIPLEMTEIMALSLACEHLEAFRGTIFSESMKSAFDKVRSMLSPEAHNFLQGLSKSFRVGFAGKKDYNKHRATVDLIQKALIERTTVAIQYASSKGEVTSRKIDPYHVWFMGGTIYIVARCHHRGEVRLFVLDRIEKAKLTADTFEIPSDFCMDAFTKGRFRVMDGDPVEIRIRFTKNLAQYVKERIWHPTQSISDESDGSIVLTMTVEGMAEVKSWVLSFGANAEVLSPKEFRDDMAKEFARAMKHYG, encoded by the coding sequence ATGCCCCGCGGAGACCAAGTTTCAAGGCAATGGCGAATCTTGCAGATGCTGGAAGCGAAAAGGATGGGGATATCCGTGCCGGACCTGGCATCAGAGCTCGAAACGAATCCGCGCACGATCTATCGCGATATGGAGGCCCTCGAGATGGCGGGCTTCCCCATATACTGCGAAAAGATAGAAAACGTGGAAAAGTGGTTTTTCGTCGAGGGGTACCGGTCGAAGATTCCGATTCCGCTGGAGATGACCGAGATCATGGCGCTCTCTCTCGCATGCGAACATCTAGAGGCCTTCCGCGGCACGATTTTTTCCGAATCGATGAAAAGCGCCTTCGACAAGGTTCGCTCCATGCTAAGCCCAGAGGCCCACAACTTTCTGCAGGGGCTATCCAAGAGTTTCAGGGTCGGGTTCGCAGGCAAAAAGGATTACAATAAACATCGCGCTACGGTGGACCTGATACAGAAGGCGCTGATAGAACGTACGACAGTCGCGATACAGTACGCCTCCTCGAAGGGAGAGGTCACATCGCGCAAGATCGACCCCTATCACGTCTGGTTCATGGGCGGGACTATATATATAGTAGCGCGCTGCCACCACCGCGGCGAGGTCCGCCTATTCGTTCTTGATCGGATCGAAAAGGCGAAGCTCACAGCCGACACATTTGAAATACCCTCCGACTTCTGCATGGACGCCTTCACCAAGGGGCGCTTCCGCGTGATGGATGGGGATCCGGTCGAGATAAGGATCCGATTCACAAAAAATCTCGCCCAGTACGTGAAGGAAAGAATCTGGCATCCGACGCAGTCAATATCCGATGAATCCGACGGCTCCATCGTCCTCACCATGACCGTGGAGGGAATGGCAGAGGTAAAAAGCTGGGTGCTATCATTCGGCGCGAACGCTGAGGTCCTTTCACCGAAAGAATTCCGTGACGATATGGCGAAAGAGTTTGCGAGGGCGATGAAGCATTACGGGTGA